ATAGGCCATTCCTCATTGAACTACTTTGTGATACCTCGGTAACCCAAAATATGGCCTTCCCGCAGGAAATCCTCACAAAAGACGGGGTTTCCAATCTACTGGACGTAACCATTGGCGCCTACGATTCCGAAAAACCATTACTGTCTTTTGCCATTACTGAAAGTAACCATGGTTTTGTAGGTGTAGCCGGGTTCAGTCCCTTGGAAAATGAAGAAATTGAAGTTTTTTACGCGCTCCTCCCAAAGTATTGGGGAAAAGGATTTGCCACGGAGGTTCTAAAAGGTTTGACGGCATATGTGTTTGCGAAAACCAATTATAAAACGGTAGTGGCGCCCATTACGCAGCGTAATATGGCTTCCATAAAAGTGGCGGAAAAAAATGGGTTTCTAAACTGTGGGGCCATGGAAAACCCAAACTATACCGATCTTGT
The sequence above is a segment of the Muricauda sp. SCSIO 64092 genome. Coding sequences within it:
- a CDS encoding GNAT family N-acetyltransferase produces the protein MKSFESLTTSRTVIRRFQPGDRPFLIELLCDTSVTQNMAFPQEILTKDGVSNLLDVTIGAYDSEKPLLSFAITESNHGFVGVAGFSPLENEEIEVFYALLPKYWGKGFATEVLKGLTAYVFAKTNYKTVVAPITQRNMASIKVAEKNGFLNCGAMENPNYTDLVFLYKKEKS